A genomic stretch from Frigoribacterium sp. PvP032 includes:
- a CDS encoding LemA family protein, whose amino-acid sequence MQPALIATLVAVGIIVLLVVIAGIYLWSTYNSLVTLKVRVDEAWSDITIQLKRRADLIPNIIESVKGYASHEAKVFQNVTEARAETLGAQTPAEASAAEGHMQTALKSIFAVSEAYPQLQASQNFLQLQSELVDTEDKIQAARRFYNGGVREFNTKTRTFPNTLFVKRLGFTERDFFEVAEPSAIAEPPRVQF is encoded by the coding sequence ATGCAACCGGCCCTCATCGCCACCCTGGTCGCCGTCGGCATCATCGTCCTGCTCGTCGTGATCGCCGGCATCTACCTCTGGTCGACCTACAACAGCCTCGTCACGCTCAAGGTCCGCGTCGACGAGGCGTGGAGCGACATCACGATCCAGCTCAAGCGCCGAGCCGACCTGATCCCGAACATCATCGAGTCCGTCAAGGGCTACGCGTCCCACGAGGCGAAGGTGTTCCAGAACGTCACGGAGGCGCGGGCCGAGACCCTGGGGGCGCAGACGCCCGCCGAGGCGTCCGCCGCCGAGGGGCACATGCAGACGGCGCTGAAGAGCATCTTCGCCGTGTCCGAGGCGTACCCCCAGCTGCAGGCGAGCCAGAACTTCCTGCAGCTGCAGTCCGAGCTCGTCGACACGGAGGACAAGATCCAGGCCGCCCGCCGGTTCTACAACGGCGGGGTCCGGGAGTTCAACACCAAGACGCGCACGTTCCCGAACACCCTGTTCGTGAAGCGCCTCGGCTTCACCGAGCGCGACTTCTTCGAGGTGGCCGAGCCGTCGGC